The window GGTGATGTTGGCGTCCAAAAGGGTGAAACAGCTCTACAAGGGGGCCAGGCCGCTTATTGAAAACAAAAGCACCAACAAAAATGTCGTTCTTGCCTTGCGCGAGATTGCTGCCGGCAAGGTCAACTACGAACTGACTGCACGCCGAAGCCGGTAACGGTTTTGTTGCGGAGGGCAGAGGCTGTCAAGCTTTTGCCCTCTTTTTGTATCTCCTGCACGACATTTCCGTTCGCACATCTTCGGCTGATTACCGCTCCCCAACCCTTGCTTCAGGTAACGGTGCCGCTCACCTATGATCAGGCTTAACGACATACTCGATAAAGTGATGGCGTACAACCCTTCAGCTGACCTGGATCTGGTCCGCAAGGCCTACGTCTATTGCGCCAAGGTCCACCAGGGTCAGACGCGCCTTTCCGGTGAGCCCTATCTGGTGCATCCCATGGAGGTGGCGGCAATTCTCGCCGATCTCCGTCTGGATGTCCCCACGGTGGTTACCGGACTCCTGCACGACACGGTCGAGGACACCCTGACCACCCTGGATGAACTGAAGGAGCTGTTTGGCGAAGAGGTGGCGATCCTGGTTGACGGCGTAACCAAGATCGGCAAGATCCATTTCAAGACCAAAGAGGAGAGCCAGGCTGAGAACTTCCGCAAGATGCTCCTGGCCATGTCCAACGACATCCGGGTCATCCTGATCAAGCTTGCCGACCGCCTGCACAACATGCGGACCCTGCAGTACCAGCCTGAACCCAAGCAGCGCAGCATTGCCAAGGAAACCCTCGATATTTACGCCCCCATAGCCAACCGGCTCGGCATCTCCTGGATCAAGAGCGAGCTGGAGGACCTTTCTTTCCGCTACCTCGACCCGCAACTCTACTACGATCTCGCCTCAAAAGTGACCAAGAAGAAGAAGGAGCGGGAAGCCGATGTGGAGAAGGCGCGCTCCACCATCGCCGCCAAACTGGCAGAGCATGACATCAAGGGTGATGTCTATGGCCGGAGCAAGCATCTCTATTCCATCTATCGCAAGATGGAAAGCCGTAACGTGGATATCGACCAGATCTATGACCTGATCGCCATCCGTGTCATGGTGGAGGGGATTCGCGAGTGCTACGAGGTGCTCGGCATCATCCACTCCACCTGGAAACCGGTGCCGGGCCGCTTCAAGGACTACATCGCCATGCCTAAGGGGAACATGTACCAGTCGCTGCACACGACGGTCATCGGTCCTTTCGGCGAACGGATGGAGGTGCAGATCCGCACCGGCGAGATGCATCGGGTGGCCGAGGCGGGAATCGCGGCGCACTGGAAATACAAGGAGGGGAAAGGGTACGACGAGAAGGACGTCAAGCGCTTTGCCTGGCTCCGGCAACTGCTGGAGTGGCAGCAGGAGCTGCAGGACTCCCGCGAGTTCATGGACACAGTCAAGGTGGAACTCTTCCCGGAAGAGGTCTACGTCTTTACCCCCAAGGGGGATGTGAAGAGCTTTCCCAAGGGGTCGACCCCCATCGATTTTGCCTACAGCGTCCATACCGATGTGGGGCACCGTTGTGTCGGCGCCAAGGTCAACGGCAAACTGGTGCCGCTCAAGCACGAACTCAAGACCGGCGATATCGTCGAGGTGCTCACCTCGCCGCACCATACCCCCAGCAAGGACTGGCTGAAGGTTGTCAGGAGTTCGCGGGCGCGCAACAAGATCCGTGTCTGGATCAAGACCGAGGAGCGCAAGAGGAGCATCACCCTGGGCCGCGAGATCTGCGAGAAGGAGTTCCGCCGCTACTCGCTCAATTTTGCAAAGCTGCAGAGGAGTGGGGACGTCAAGAAGCTTGCTGCCGAATTCGGCCTTGTTACTGAGGAAGACCTCCTGGCCTCTATCGGTTACGGCAAACTTTCCTCCCATCAGGTCATTGCCAAGCTTATCCCGGCGGAGAAGCTGGAGCAGCATCAGGAGCGCAAGGAGAGCCGGGTCGGCAAGGTCATCGAAAAGCTGATCAAGAAATCTTCGAGTGCGATCCAGATCAGCGGAGTAGAGGATGTCCTGGTCCGCTTCGGCAAATGCTGCAACCCGGTTCCCGGTGACGACATCGTCGGGTTCATCACCCGGGGGCGAGGGGTAACGATCCATACCAGCGACTGTCCGCTGGCCCTGGAGAGCGACCCTGACCGTCGGATCGAGGTCGCCTGGAACAGGGACAAGCGCGCCGCATTGCCGGTCAAGATCAGGGTCACCTGCCATGACGAAAAGGGGATCCTGGCCAACATCTCCCAGGCCATCACCAACTGCGAGGCCAACATCGCCAGTGCCACGATTCAGAGCACCGTGGACAAGCGCGGCATCAATATCTTCGAGATTGAAATCACCGACCTCGACCACCTGAACCGGGTGATCAAGAGCGTCATGCAGATCAAAGGGGTCACCAAGGTTGACCGGCTGAAGAGCTGAACGGTTTCGCACCGGCGCGGCAGGGTATTTTCGC of the Geobacter sp. genome contains:
- a CDS encoding DNA-directed RNA polymerase subunit omega, yielding MARVTVEDCLERVDNRFLLVMLASKRVKQLYKGARPLIENKSTNKNVVLALREIAAGKVNYELTARRSR
- a CDS encoding RelA/SpoT family protein — translated: MIRLNDILDKVMAYNPSADLDLVRKAYVYCAKVHQGQTRLSGEPYLVHPMEVAAILADLRLDVPTVVTGLLHDTVEDTLTTLDELKELFGEEVAILVDGVTKIGKIHFKTKEESQAENFRKMLLAMSNDIRVILIKLADRLHNMRTLQYQPEPKQRSIAKETLDIYAPIANRLGISWIKSELEDLSFRYLDPQLYYDLASKVTKKKKEREADVEKARSTIAAKLAEHDIKGDVYGRSKHLYSIYRKMESRNVDIDQIYDLIAIRVMVEGIRECYEVLGIIHSTWKPVPGRFKDYIAMPKGNMYQSLHTTVIGPFGERMEVQIRTGEMHRVAEAGIAAHWKYKEGKGYDEKDVKRFAWLRQLLEWQQELQDSREFMDTVKVELFPEEVYVFTPKGDVKSFPKGSTPIDFAYSVHTDVGHRCVGAKVNGKLVPLKHELKTGDIVEVLTSPHHTPSKDWLKVVRSSRARNKIRVWIKTEERKRSITLGREICEKEFRRYSLNFAKLQRSGDVKKLAAEFGLVTEEDLLASIGYGKLSSHQVIAKLIPAEKLEQHQERKESRVGKVIEKLIKKSSSAIQISGVEDVLVRFGKCCNPVPGDDIVGFITRGRGVTIHTSDCPLALESDPDRRIEVAWNRDKRAALPVKIRVTCHDEKGILANISQAITNCEANIASATIQSTVDKRGINIFEIEITDLDHLNRVIKSVMQIKGVTKVDRLKS